The Euleptes europaea isolate rEulEur1 chromosome 19, rEulEur1.hap1, whole genome shotgun sequence genome includes a window with the following:
- the CLDN19 gene encoding claudin-19: MASAGLQLGGYFLALAGWVGTVCASALPQWKQSSYAGDAIITAVGLYEGLWMSCASQSTGQVQCKLHDSLLALDVHLQTSRALMVVSILLGFVGVIVSVIGMKCTKVGDENPVTKSWIAVLGGAFFLLAGLCTMTAVSWYAVRVTVEFFSPSTPVNARYEFGPALFVGWSAACLVLLGGSFLSCSCPRPEDRGQQYYRQSQPPSAREPTVKRGDQCV, from the exons ATGGCCAGCGCGGGGCTGCAGCTGGGGGGCTACTTCTTGGCGCTGGCCGGCTGGGTGGGCACCGTCTGCGCCTCGGCCCTGCCGCAGTGGAAGCAGAGCTCCTACGCCGGCGACGCCATCATCACGGCCGTCGGGCTTTACGAGGGGCTGTGGATGAGCTGCGCCTCGCAGAGCACCGGCCAGGTGCAGTGCAAGCTGCACGACTCCCTGCTCGCCCTCGACG TTCACCTCCAGACCTCCCGAGCTCTAATGGTGGTGTCCATTCTGCTGGGCTTCGTGGGAGTCATCGTCAGCGTGATCGGAATGAAGTGCACCAAAGTAGGGGATGAGAACCCCGTCACCAAAAGCTGGATTGCCGTCTTGGGAGGAGCCTTCTTCTTGCTCGCAG GTCTGTGCACAATGACGGCTGTTTCATGGTATGCAGTACGGGTGACGGTTGAATTCTTCAGTCCAAGCACGCCAGTTAACGCCAG GTATGAATTTGGACCTGCTCTGTTCGTCGGATGGTCGGCGGCCTGTTTGGTCCTGCTGGGAGGGTCTTTCTTGTCCTGCTCGTGCCCCAGGCCGGAAGACAGAGGACAGCAGTACTACCGGCAATCGCAGCCCCCCTCGGCGAGAGA ACCCACTGTTAAAAGGGGAGATCAGTGCGTATAA